A section of the Leptospira noumeaensis genome encodes:
- the yqeK gene encoding bis(5'-nucleosyl)-tetraphosphatase (symmetrical) YqeK, whose product MNKTLEGNLSLEDWISFFKEEVPNHVTETRLQHIFRVADYAESLAKIHGYPNPKKAYLAGLCHDITKQKKQEIHTGLFTEFSLDVTGIPSQALHAFSAPLWLEKEYGFSDPEITKAISSHTLGNRSPELLDKILYAADFLGSDFAFRNQELPHWVEKTMENLNYGVFMKAFQTISFLMEKKEVIHPFTFQTYNQSANLLKETK is encoded by the coding sequence ATGAACAAAACCCTAGAGGGAAATCTTTCATTGGAAGATTGGATTTCGTTTTTTAAAGAAGAAGTGCCGAACCATGTGACAGAGACTCGCCTCCAACATATCTTTCGAGTTGCCGATTACGCAGAATCGCTAGCAAAAATTCATGGGTATCCCAATCCAAAGAAAGCCTATCTCGCGGGACTTTGCCATGACATCACCAAACAGAAAAAACAGGAAATCCATACAGGACTTTTCACAGAATTTTCGTTGGATGTGACGGGAATTCCTTCCCAGGCCCTCCATGCCTTTTCTGCGCCTTTATGGTTAGAGAAAGAATATGGTTTTTCGGATCCAGAAATAACAAAGGCAATCTCATCTCATACTTTAGGGAATCGTTCTCCCGAACTTTTGGACAAAATTCTCTATGCGGCGGATTTTTTAGGATCTGACTTTGCTTTCCGTAACCAAGAGCTTCCGCATTGGGTAGAGAAAACGATGGAAAATCTAAATTATGGCGTTTTTATGAAAGCCTTTCAGACCATTTCCTTTCTTATGGAAAAAAAGGAAGTCATCCATCCTTTTACGTTTCAAACGTACAACCAATCTGCAAATTTGCTTAAGGAAACCAAATAG
- a CDS encoding nicotinate-nicotinamide nucleotide adenylyltransferase codes for MEVLFFGGSFNPPHLGHRHVIETVSKSYPKALLYICPNFVSPFKEGGKEFSASEIWELCLTEFEGLLSKNVILWDEEIKKPNTSFTIDSLQTLRNLHPKSEISLVMGEDNLDSFGKWKSYLEILDLIKQIIVVRRVTSYPKEIFIPSLIPKTKVNILSNPVLPISSTEIRRIFYGNLVNEFLLPQTKERLLRFLELKESGNSK; via the coding sequence ATGGAAGTATTGTTTTTTGGAGGAAGTTTCAATCCACCCCATTTGGGCCATAGACACGTGATTGAAACCGTTTCCAAATCCTATCCAAAGGCTCTTCTTTATATTTGCCCTAATTTTGTTTCGCCCTTTAAGGAAGGTGGAAAGGAGTTTAGTGCGAGCGAAATTTGGGAACTTTGTCTTACTGAATTTGAAGGTTTACTCTCAAAGAATGTGATTCTTTGGGACGAAGAGATCAAAAAACCAAATACAAGTTTTACAATTGATAGTTTACAAACGCTTCGAAATCTCCATCCAAAATCAGAGATTTCCCTCGTGATGGGTGAAGACAATTTAGATTCTTTTGGCAAATGGAAATCCTATTTGGAAATTCTAGATTTGATTAAACAAATCATTGTTGTGCGTAGAGTTACTTCCTATCCTAAAGAAATTTTCATTCCTAGTTTGATTCCCAAAACAAAGGTAAACATATTATCAAATCCAGTTTTACCCATTAGTAGCACGGAGATTCGAAGGATTTTTTACGGAAACTTGGTGAACGAATTTCTTCTTCCCCAAACCAAGGAACGGCTTCTGAGATTTTTAGAATTAAAGGAAAGCGGTAATTCAAAATGA